In Pseudomonadota bacterium, the DNA window CTGCCGTTTCAGGCACTGTTTCCGCGCGGGCAGCCGTGCCGTAGCACAACCATGTACCAAATACGGCAATTACCAGACAGGAAAAAACGGTGCGGCGTAAAGGGGAAAGCATTTTCTAAGGTGCCTCCTTTAAAAACAGGTTTCTGGTTTGCAGGAACAGGGTCATTTTCGCCGGACCTGCAAAAATCACTTTATCATCTGCGGGTACAAAATCCATGCCCTGCGCTTCAATCGCGCCGGCGGGGCCGTGGCCTGCGACTTTTGTATCGGCGCGGACTTCATGGGTTTTTAAATCCATATGCAGGCCTTCGGTCAGCAATTCATAGCCGATATCATGGAAAAAGCGTACATGGTCTTCCAGAAACAGTTCCTGCTCTTTCTGCATATAGACACCGCGGCGGCTTTGCACGGCGATCCAGCCGCCATCCGTCAGCGTCAGATCCGCCATCGGGTCGGCCAGATGCACGACATCGGGGCTGTCGGGGCTGCGTGATGCTTCGGCAGCGGTAATCGTATAAGGCTGGCGTTTGTCATCCAGCCCGCCGTAACGCGCACCGATCATGGCAATTTTACTTTGCGCCGCAGCCGCCGGCATGACGCCTTCGGGCAGAACATCTGCCGGATTCCGCACGGGACCGATCACTTGCTCTGCGGCTTTGCTTTTCTCTTCCGCAGCTGCCTGACGTTCATGCTGCCGCGCCAGACTGACCGTACTGTGCCTGTCTTCGGTAAAGTTATAGACCAGAAGGCCGCAAAGCGCGACCACGGCCAGAAGAAGAATGATTTTTACACTGCGTACCGTCGCCGTATGGCGACGTCCGGCGCGATATTGCAAATCTTCCGTTGCAGCATCGGGAGCCGCATACAGCCAATCGCGGTTTTGATGTCCGTTTTCAGCTGTTTGTCCGCTCAAGAGAAGCCTGCTCTTAAACAATCATGAAGGTGGAGAATGCCGACGGGCTTACCGTCTTCCTGCACAACAAACAGGCAGGTAATGCGGCGGAAGCTTTGCGTGACATCATTCATAATGCCCATCGCCTCACCGACCAGCGTTTCCGGACGGATGATTTTCGGCGTTGCCGTCATGATGTCACCGGCTGTTTTGTTGAGGATATCGTCGCTGATATGGCGGCGGATATCACCATCGGTAATGATACCGGCCAGCAGACCGTCCGCATCAACAAGGCCGATAGCGCCGAAGCCTTTTTCCGTCATCACGGTAAAGGTTTCTTTCAAAGGCGCATCAAGGCTGATCAGCGGCACAGCATCGCCCTTATGCATGATTTCCGAGGCGCGCATCAATTGCTGCCCCAGCTTGCCGCCGGGATGGTAAACCTGAAAATCAGTCGCGGTAAAGCCTTTGCTTTCCAGCAGCGCAATCGCCAGCGCGTCACCGATTGCCAGCGACATGGTGGTCGAGGTCGTCGGCGCCAGACCGTTCGGACAGGCTTCGGGCAGTGCCGGAAGCTCCAGTACGATATCCGCGCTTTCGCCCAGCGTTGATCCCGGACGGCTCGTCACGCCGATCAGCGGAATGGCAAAACGGCGGGTATATTCGATCAGATCATTCATTTCGCGGCTTTCGCCGGAATTGGACAGGGCCAGAACGACATCACCGCGTACGATCATCCCCATATCGCCGTGACTGGCTTCACCGGGATGCACAAAAAAGGCAGGTGTTCCCGTCGAGGCCATTGTTGCCGCGATTTTACGGGCGATATGGCCGCTTTTACCCATACCCGTCACAATCACACGACCTTCGATTGCCGCGATCAGATCAACGGCGCGGGAGAACTCTTCGTCGCTCCAGATTTTATCGGCAAGGTTTTGCAAAGCATCGGCTTCCATCGCCAGCACGCGCGCGGCGGAACGGTTACTGGCGGAGACAGCCGCCATGTTTTCTTCTTTACTTTCCGTTACTTGCGCCAATGTTGACACTGTATCTTGCGGAGCCATGATGTATCCTCTCATATCGCGTTTTTTATGTGTTATTTTCTAAAGGATTTTTGCGTTATCGTCAAGTTTTCTGAAAAACACATCTTTACAACATCCCGCACGCCGTGCATGATAATTGCACTCCCGGAGTCATACAGGAACAGGCAATATTCATGCGCAAGAAATTATATTTACGGCAGTCCTGCCCGAAGGATCTGCAGAAAATTCTCGATTTTTACGATAATAACAAACATCCCTTTATCGCCGGACGCGACCGCGAAACCATGGAAGAGCGTGTCGATGCAGGGGCTGTGACCATGCTGCAGGATGACAACGGCGATATTCAGGCCATTTCCATCGCCTATCCCGTCACCGCCAAGGATGAGAACGGCGATGAGGCCCATAAATGGACGGAAATCGGATCAACCCATGTGCTGATGTCCAATATGGGGCTGTTTGATGTGATGGTCGGTGCACAGCTTCTGAACGCGTTTTTGCTGGAGCCGCCGGAAGACCGTTTTGTCATCGAAATCGACCCGACAAATCTGCATTCCAAACATGTCTTTAAAAAACTGGGCTGTGCCGATTACGACAACCCGCCGGAAGATATGGTCAAGGGCGTGAACGGCATTTTAGCGCCCGAAGATGCCAATAAAGGCGTTGACTGGCTGTATGCCGATCACGAAATGATGCCCGCACTGGCCAAAAAATTTCTGGACCGGATTGATAATCCCGTCATCACCAATAAGGCCACGGGCGAGGAATATGAGCTGGATGTTAGTGAGTCACCGCTGGGTAAACACTTTGTTGCCACGCTTGAAAAACTGGCCAAAAAAGATTACGGTCAAGGCAACGCGCCGGCCAATGACAAAGACAAAAAACAGGATGCAGATCCCGGCACAAAAAAAGCAAGAAACAACCTGTTCCACGGCCCGAAATAATCTTTCTGCTGCCGGACAGAGCTAAAAACCAGAGAAGACCCAAGGAAAATCCGGCGCATGTCCGATAGTCGTAAGAAAACACCCGCGAAACCGAAAAAAGCCGCACAGAAAAAAAGTAAAACGGCCAAAAAGACCTCTGCGGCAAAAGCGTCCAAATCTCCGGCTGCGACAGAAGAGGAAAATCTTCCTTTCTACCGTAAACATATCGCGATCATCGAAGGGGTCGGCTATATCCTGCTGGCAATTTTGATGTTCAGCGTGCCGCAGCTGATGATCCGCCACCCGAACAGTCTGGCCGGACAAATTCTTGTGGCCGCTCCCTATCCCGAGAACCATCCAAGTCAGCCGCTTTTCGGCGAAACCGTCATATTGATGACCAAACATACCCGCCGCATGGCGCACGGCTTTATCGTCAACCGTCCGCTGGAGAGCATGTCGGCGCGCGCCTTGTACAAAAAACTGGATATTCCCGCACCGGGGCGTTCCGCCAGCCTGTGGATCACGCCCGCCTATGCCGATGAAGACGCGGAGGATGCACCGAAAGAGGGCCGCAGCTATTTGAGCGACACGATGGAGCGTATGAGCTTTCCCGTCTATTGGGGCGGCCCGGTTGACGAAGATGAAGGGCATCTGCTGTTCCTTGACAAGGAATACAGCAAAAGCAAAATTACCCGTATCCCCAATACAAATGTCAGTTTTACCGACAAAATGAAAGTGATGAATAATGTGCTGGCCGCTTATGAGGAAGATGACGTCACCCCTTATAAAATCACTTTCGGACACGCGCAATGGGGACCGGGGCAGCTTGACAAAGAATTGAAAGACGGCCGCTGGCAGGTTGTGCCGTATGAACAGGAGATCGTTTTTTCAGATAACCCGAAAGGTTTGTGGAATGAATTGCAAAAACGCTTGGCAAAAAGCACTGAAACAGGTCAAGAAGATGGTCAAGAAAACACCGGCAAATAACACGGCCTTCGTGATCGGTATTACCGGTTCGATCGGCATGGGGAAAAGCACGGTTTCAAAAATGTTTGAACACCATGATATCCCTGTCAATAACGCCGATGATGATGTGCATAAAGCCATGGGACCGGGCGGCCCCGCCGTCGAGGCCGTCGGCAAACTGGTACCCGCCGCGCTGGCCAAGGATGAGAAAGGCCGCGACTATATCGACCGTAAGATCCTGTCCGCACATGTTTTTGCCGATCCTGATGACTTATCCATGCTGAACGAACTTGAAAAAATTCTGCACCCGATTGTCGGGAAATTGCGGGAGGAATTCGTCGCGGAACAATCCGCCGCAGGGCATAAAATTGTCATTTGCGACATTCCGCTGCTGTTTGAAAACGGGCTGGAAAAAGAGATGGATTTGACATTATGTGTCAGCGCCCCCGCCGATGTGCAGAAACAGCGCGTGCTGGCGCGTCCCAATATGACAGAGGACAAGCTGAACAGCGTGCTTGACCGCCAGATGCCGGATGCGGAAAAGCGCAAAAAGGCCGATATCGTGCTGGATACCTCGCTGTCGCTTGAAAAAACGCGGGAGCAGGTGGAGACACTGGTTCAGGATATTCTGGACGGTAAAATCACGAAAGCGCAATCGCGGAAATCTGACGCCCGCAATTCCCGTGGCCGTGGCGCAACATATGGCGCCGATAGCTGAAGAATTTTTCCGGCTGCGCGCAGGTATCTTCCCCCGCATCGCTGATTTGCGTCACACCCGCCGCCGCTGTCTGGCGCAGCACATAACCTGCCAGATCAAACAGGAAATGGTCGGGTTTCCCCGCGATCTTCTGAAATAAGGCCTCATTCTCCGCGCTTTGCCGTAAAAAGCGGTTATAGTAATCGCGGTCAATTTCATAGCTTTCCTGACGGATGGACGGGCCGATCACGGCTTTGATTTTTGCAATATCCGCCCCCTGCTGCCGCATCACCTGAACGGTTTTTGTCACAATGCCGCCAAAGGCGCTGGGCCAGCCCGCATGTGCCGCGCCGATCACGCCGTTATCGGTATCGGCCAGCAGCACCGGCACGCAATCCGCCGTCAAGACGCCCAATGCCAGATGCGGCGTTGTTGTCACCAGCGCATCGGCGGCGGGCGCTTCGGGCAATGCCTCCGTCACAACGGCAACATCCGTGCCATGTACCTGATGCATGGTTTGCAAAACGGGCGCCGCCGTTGATAAACGCGTCAGAACGCGGGCGCGGTTTTCCGTGACATTGTCCCGCGCATCCTCCTGCGCATAGGAGCAATTCAGCGAGGCATAATCCCCCGTACTGACCCCGCCCGTGATGCCGAAAAATCCATGCGGCGCATCTGCGAGAATTTTATCTTCAATCACAATCATGCCGAAAGCCCCATTACCTTAAATAATCTGCCCATTTCAGATGCGGCGGTCAAGCGCTGTACCGCAAGGATCAGCTCTTTCGCCTGTTCCGGCCTGGCCTGTTTGCGCAGATTTCCGGCATATTCTTCAATCCCGATGCCGCGCAGGAAATCTCCTTGCGTGATGATATCTGTGGCATAGACCCCTGCCGCCTGCACCGCCTTGCGCAGCACTGCGAAATTGACATGGGCGGTGATATCGCGCTCCCCCGGATCCCAGAGCGGGTCGGCATGCTGATGCGCACTGAGGGCCTGCAGCGTATCACCGATGGCCCATTCATCATCATGCCCGTAATCAATCACAAGGCACATCCCGCGCTGCGCCTTGATTTTGGCGGCAAGCTTTCCCATGATCGCCTCCGCCGCCGGACAATATTCAAATACTGCGCCGTCCTTGACGCGTTTGGGCAAGTCCATTTCCGGTTTTTCCGGCAGCAATGTAAAGGCAAAGCCCTTGTTTTTTCCGGTTGTGATACCGCGTTCGCGCCATTCCCCTTTTTCCATGACGAATTGGCGGATCGGCAATGCATCAAAGAATTCATTGGCCATCACGATCAACGGTCTGTCCTGCGGCAAATCATCAATACTGTCATGCCAGCTGATTTTTCCCTCCAGATGCGCCAGTGTTTCGCGCTGCCGTTCCTTTAAGACCGGACTGATTTCCACCAGATGCACCTCTGCCTGTGCGCAAAAATCCGGCGCGGCCTTTTCCGCGATGCGCCAGATATCGGCGGTCAGACTGCCGCGCCCCGGCCCCAGCTCGACCAGTGCGGGTTTTTCCGGTGCGCCCATTTCCTGCCAGTTTTCCAGCAGAAATGTGCCGATAATCTCGCCAAAGACCTGACTGATTTCAGGGGCGGTGGTGAAATCCCCGCGCGTTCCGAAAGGGTCACGCGTCATGTAATAGCCGTAGTCGGGATGCGCCAGACACAGCGCCATATAATCGGCAACGGAGACCGGCCCCTCTGCCGCGATTTTTGCGCGTAGCAGCGCCCCCAGCCCTGCATCCTTCTTGTTTTGACTGTCAGGATGATGCCGTGCCATGTTCCACCGTTTTTTGTTTTGCCGCATAACGGATCAGCCAGATGCCGCCCGCAATCATCGGCAGAGAGAGAATTTGCCCCATCGAGAAATATTCGGCGAACAGGCCGAGTTGCACATCGGGTTCCCGCACCCATTCGATGCAGAAACGCGCAGAGCCATACCATGCGAGGAACACGCCTGCCAATATTCCCGGGCGTTTCCAGACATGGAAAAACCGCGCCAGCACATAGAGCAGTAAAAACAGTACCAGCCCTTCCAGCCCCGCTTCGTAAAGCTGGCTGGGATGACGCGGAAACGGGTCGCCATAGGGAAAGACGATTCCCCAGGGCATCGCCGTCACCCGTCCGAATAATTCGCCATTGGCAAAATTGGCCAGCCGTCCGAAGAACAATCCGATCGGCACGACGCAGGCCACCAGATCAGCCAGCTGCAGCAGCGGAATTTTAGCCTGACGCGCATAGAGAAACAGCACGGCAATCACCC includes these proteins:
- the lptC gene encoding LPS export ABC transporter periplasmic protein LptC gives rise to the protein MSGQTAENGHQNRDWLYAAPDAATEDLQYRAGRRHTATVRSVKIILLLAVVALCGLLVYNFTEDRHSTVSLARQHERQAAAEEKSKAAEQVIGPVRNPADVLPEGVMPAAAAQSKIAMIGARYGGLDDKRQPYTITAAEASRSPDSPDVVHLADPMADLTLTDGGWIAVQSRRGVYMQKEQELFLEDHVRFFHDIGYELLTEGLHMDLKTHEVRADTKVAGHGPAGAIEAQGMDFVPADDKVIFAGPAKMTLFLQTRNLFLKEAP
- a CDS encoding KpsF/GutQ family sugar-phosphate isomerase codes for the protein MAAVSASNRSAARVLAMEADALQNLADKIWSDEEFSRAVDLIAAIEGRVIVTGMGKSGHIARKIAATMASTGTPAFFVHPGEASHGDMGMIVRGDVVLALSNSGESREMNDLIEYTRRFAIPLIGVTSRPGSTLGESADIVLELPALPEACPNGLAPTTSTTMSLAIGDALAIALLESKGFTATDFQVYHPGGKLGQQLMRASEIMHKGDAVPLISLDAPLKETFTVMTEKGFGAIGLVDADGLLAGIITDGDIRRHISDDILNKTAGDIMTATPKIIRPETLVGEAMGIMNDVTQSFRRITCLFVVQEDGKPVGILHLHDCLRAGFS
- a CDS encoding dephospho-CoA kinase, with the protein product MVKKTPANNTAFVIGITGSIGMGKSTVSKMFEHHDIPVNNADDDVHKAMGPGGPAVEAVGKLVPAALAKDEKGRDYIDRKILSAHVFADPDDLSMLNELEKILHPIVGKLREEFVAEQSAAGHKIVICDIPLLFENGLEKEMDLTLCVSAPADVQKQRVLARPNMTEDKLNSVLDRQMPDAEKRKKADIVLDTSLSLEKTREQVETLVQDILDGKITKAQSRKSDARNSRGRGATYGADS
- the pgeF gene encoding peptidoglycan editing factor PgeF — encoded protein: MIVIEDKILADAPHGFFGITGGVSTGDYASLNCSYAQEDARDNVTENRARVLTRLSTAAPVLQTMHQVHGTDVAVVTEALPEAPAADALVTTTPHLALGVLTADCVPVLLADTDNGVIGAAHAGWPSAFGGIVTKTVQVMRQQGADIAKIKAVIGPSIRQESYEIDRDYYNRFLRQSAENEALFQKIAGKPDHFLFDLAGYVLRQTAAAGVTQISDAGEDTCAQPEKFFSYRRHMLRHGHGNCGRQISAIALS
- a CDS encoding class I SAM-dependent methyltransferase codes for the protein MARHHPDSQNKKDAGLGALLRAKIAAEGPVSVADYMALCLAHPDYGYYMTRDPFGTRGDFTTAPEISQVFGEIIGTFLLENWQEMGAPEKPALVELGPGRGSLTADIWRIAEKAAPDFCAQAEVHLVEISPVLKERQRETLAHLEGKISWHDSIDDLPQDRPLIVMANEFFDALPIRQFVMEKGEWRERGITTGKNKGFAFTLLPEKPEMDLPKRVKDGAVFEYCPAAEAIMGKLAAKIKAQRGMCLVIDYGHDDEWAIGDTLQALSAHQHADPLWDPGERDITAHVNFAVLRKAVQAAGVYATDIITQGDFLRGIGIEEYAGNLRKQARPEQAKELILAVQRLTAASEMGRLFKVMGLSA
- a CDS encoding prolipoprotein diacylglyceryl transferase, whose protein sequence is MQGVAGIPFPDIDPIAFSIFGILHIRWYALAYLAGFLGGWGYGSWLAGRFGKDWRPNRQDIEDMLPWIVAGVVLGGRLGYVLFYNFSFYIENPLQIFYLWEGGMSFHGGMAGVIAVLFLYARQAKIPLLQLADLVACVVPIGLFFGRLANFANGELFGRVTAMPWGIVFPYGDPFPRHPSQLYEAGLEGLVLFLLLYVLARFFHVWKRPGILAGVFLAWYGSARFCIEWVREPDVQLGLFAEYFSMGQILSLPMIAGGIWLIRYAAKQKTVEHGTASS